One part of the Vicia villosa cultivar HV-30 ecotype Madison, WI linkage group LG6, Vvil1.0, whole genome shotgun sequence genome encodes these proteins:
- the LOC131611183 gene encoding uncharacterized protein LOC131611183 → MHSYIRLLYDRVLRGTPLSNRFRFVSSAHCSGMAIASERESVRQRLVDRFMSTGNTECLHLWAYNTRPVGAHWLLLAINPIREVVYYLNSVNGEWTNYPAMKDIVDLSIQVFRSQRDAQVSRTKSSNITWIQVQCPQQKNSYDCGYFVLRFMKEILQANQLEIPLTYLDEFRAAGYPKLKLEEIKEDLCHFYIKRFFM, encoded by the exons atgcactcatacatccg gttgttgtatgacagagtgttgcgcgggactccgttgtctaacagattccgtttcgtgtcttccgcccactgcagcggaatggcaattgcttcggaacgggaatcagttagacagcgattagtcgatagattcatgtccaccggcaatacagaatgtctgcatctttgggcgtataatacccgaccagtagg agcacactggttgctgcttgctatcaaccctataagggaagtcgtgtattatctgaattcggtaaatggtgaatggaccaattatccggccatgaaggacatcgttgattt atcaatacaagtgttccgaagtcaacgggacgcacaggtatcccgaactaaatctagcaacattacttggatccaagtgcag tgtccgcaacagaaaaacagttacgattgcggatactttgtattgaggtttatgaaagaaatccttcaggcaaatcaattagagattccgctcacg taccttgacgaattccgtgccgctggatacccgaaacttaagttggaagaaataaaagaggatttgtgtcatttttatattaagcgctttttcatgtag